The following are encoded in a window of Candidatus Fluviicola riflensis genomic DNA:
- a CDS encoding single-stranded DNA-binding protein produces the protein MAGSVNKVILIGNLGKDPEIRRLENGVVVANFPLATSETFVDKVTGERRETTDWHTIVLWRGLAEVAEKYARKGQKIYVEGKLKNRSWQDKDGNTRYTTEVLGESMTLLTPKSENDRPAQTNTPPYPTEPGSNPSPMDLNVNFEDDLPF, from the coding sequence ATGGCAGGCAGTGTAAATAAAGTGATTTTGATTGGGAATCTGGGAAAAGATCCTGAAATCCGGCGATTAGAAAACGGTGTCGTTGTGGCGAACTTTCCACTTGCTACTTCCGAAACTTTTGTTGATAAAGTCACTGGTGAACGTCGCGAAACGACCGATTGGCACACGATTGTGTTATGGCGTGGTTTGGCTGAAGTTGCCGAAAAATATGCGCGAAAAGGCCAGAAAATTTACGTGGAAGGAAAATTGAAAAACCGTTCCTGGCAGGATAAAGACGGAAACACCCGTTACACAACCGAAGTTTTGGGTGAATCCATGACGTTATTGACTCCGAAAAGCGAAAATGACCGTCCGGCACAAACCAACACACCTCCCTATCCTACGGAACCGGGTTCAAACCCAAGCCCGATGGATTTGAACGTCAACTTTGAAGACGATTTACCATTTTAA
- a CDS encoding magnesium/cobalt efflux protein — MAEPLSSDPVPVITQSEMYVSDWMFYIITLLLLFGCSALLSASEVAFFALSPSDKDDLKADGTRRSKQTLNLLDKPKDVLATILITNNMVNVCIIIISTGFIDQLYPIQNDNHTIRFLIEVIGITLLLLLLGEVAPKIYASRNTKFTARFMAPALTLLNILPPISWIRMFLVSGTNLIRRRAGKRGINLSSDDLEQALALTKEESTSDEEHRILEGIIKFGNTDVKQIMCYRQEAVAISNESTFPEVLEVILEAGYSRIPVYETSFDNVIGILYIKDLLPFLSDEQYDWKQLIRKPYFVPENKKIDDLLKEFQGMKMHMAIVVDEYGGSNGLVTLEDVLEEIVGDITDEFDDDEIVYTKIDDNAYLFEGRTALVDFYKVMNLDGKEFETNKGEADTLGGFVTEHAGRILRNNEYIRFDGLKLIVESSDKRRIKMIKAVIEND, encoded by the coding sequence ATGGCAGAACCACTCAGTAGCGACCCTGTTCCCGTCATCACGCAGTCTGAAATGTACGTTTCCGACTGGATGTTCTACATCATCACGTTATTACTTCTTTTCGGTTGTTCTGCACTCCTTTCAGCTTCGGAAGTCGCTTTTTTTGCTTTGAGTCCATCCGATAAAGATGACTTAAAAGCAGACGGAACCCGCAGAAGTAAGCAAACCTTAAACCTGCTTGATAAACCGAAAGATGTATTGGCAACGATTCTCATTACCAATAACATGGTGAATGTCTGTATCATCATCATTTCCACCGGATTTATTGATCAATTGTATCCCATTCAAAACGACAATCACACTATTCGGTTCCTGATCGAGGTCATAGGCATTACGCTACTGCTCTTGTTGCTAGGCGAAGTCGCCCCGAAAATTTACGCTTCCCGCAATACCAAATTTACCGCGCGTTTCATGGCCCCGGCGTTGACGTTACTGAACATCCTCCCTCCCATTTCGTGGATCCGCATGTTTTTGGTTTCAGGCACTAATCTCATCAGACGTCGTGCAGGAAAGCGCGGTATCAATCTTTCTTCCGATGATTTGGAACAGGCTTTGGCGCTTACCAAAGAAGAAAGTACTTCCGACGAGGAGCATCGTATTTTGGAGGGAATCATCAAATTCGGGAATACAGACGTTAAACAGATTATGTGTTACCGCCAGGAAGCAGTTGCCATTTCAAATGAATCGACTTTTCCTGAAGTACTCGAAGTGATTTTAGAAGCAGGTTATTCCCGCATTCCGGTGTATGAAACCTCATTCGATAACGTGATTGGAATTCTCTATATCAAAGACTTATTGCCATTTCTCAGCGATGAACAATATGATTGGAAACAGCTCATCCGCAAACCTTATTTTGTTCCCGAAAACAAGAAAATAGACGATTTGCTGAAAGAATTCCAGGGAATGAAAATGCACATGGCCATCGTAGTGGATGAATACGGCGGCTCGAACGGTTTGGTAACACTGGAAGACGTACTGGAAGAAATTGTGGGTGATATTACCGACGAATTCGATGATGACGAGATTGTTTACACGAAAATCGACGACAATGCCTATTTGTTTGAAGGCCGCACTGCTCTCGTTGACTTTTACAAAGTCATGAACCTCGACGGAAAGGAATTTGAAACCAACAAAGGCGAAGCCGATACCCTGGGCGGTTTTGTAACCGAACATGCCGGACGCATTCTTAGAAATAATGAATACATTCGTTTCGACGGACTAAAACTCATCGTAGAATCGTCTGACAAACGTCGTATTAAAATGATCAAAGCCGTAATAGAAAATGACTAA